A single genomic interval of Marmota flaviventris isolate mMarFla1 chromosome 14, mMarFla1.hap1, whole genome shotgun sequence harbors:
- the Il1b gene encoding interleukin-1 beta: MAAVPELASEMMAYHSDENELFFEVDGPKHMKCNWQDLYLGSVDEGIQLQISQLHLNKSLQQVVSLVVAVEKLRILPGAQAPRGEDLHSCLSLIFEEEPIFCDSWDDDGYEYDAAVPVLNCRLRDVQQKSLVLSDPCELKALHLNGPNLRQQVVFSMSFVLGEGNDSKTPVALGIKGKNLYLTCVMKGDKPTLQLESVDPKSYPKKRMEPRFVFNKIEVKDKVEFESAQFPNWYISTSQAEHLPVFLGNNSGQDITDFTMEFVS; the protein is encoded by the exons ATGGCAGCAGTACCCGAACTGGCCAGTGAGATGATGGCTTACCACAG TGACGAGAACGAGCTGTTCTTTGAGGTGGACGGCCCCAAACACATGAAG TGCAACTGGCAGGACCTTTACCTCGGCTCCGTGGATGAGGGCATCCAGCTGCAAATCTCCCAGCTGCACCTCAACAAGAGCTTGCAGCAGGTGGTGTCACTCGTCGTGGCCGTGGAGAAGCTGCGGATCCTTCCGGGCGCACAGGCCCCCCGGGGGGAGGACCTGCACTCCTGCCTTTCCCTCATCTTTGAAGAAG AGCCCATCTTCTGTGACTCCTGGGATGACGACGGGTACGAGTATGACGCGGCCGTCCCGGTGCTGAACTGCCGGCTGCGTGACGTCCAGCAGAAGAGCCTGGTGCTGTCCGACCCGTGCGAGCTCAAAGCTCTGCACCTCAATGGACCGAATCTGAGGCAACAAG TGGTGTTCTCCATGAGCTTTGTGCTGGGAGAAGGGAATGACAGCAAGACACCCGTGGCCTTGGGCATCAAGGGGAAGAACCTGTACCTGACCTGTGTGATGAAGGGGGACAAGCCCACCCTGCAGCTGGAG AGTGTAGACCCCAAAAGTTACCCCAAGAAGAGGATGGAGCCGAGGTTCGTGTTCAACAAGATAGAGGTCAAAGACAAGGTGGAGTTTGAGTCTGCTCAGTTCCCCAACTGGTACATCAGCACCTCCCAGGCGGAGCACCTGCCCGTCTTCCTGGGGAACAACAGCGGCCAGGATATAACAGACTTCACCATGGAATTCGTGTCCTAA